From Wolbachia endosymbiont (group A) of Longitarsus flavicornis, the proteins below share one genomic window:
- a CDS encoding EndoU domain-containing protein: MSKTVKLILCLIIPIIGFIFYIMDHYFHTGYVEENVEVNFEPFFSSQPGYIPPFPELTDFDRGVLKVCGDWGAHPDKEDFKILLSCPQHQEVVKEIYDELDHQIVTPDADLELFKDELANIWFTNSGSEKETIGFGHIFCGEPNDKLGGMHFIGRYVEAQEDKWAGAIWNDKSLCNKSDIKPPVYTFGMKYLGKDGEVKVKCPNGYAYNLHADDILISATKAFKELGKDGMCLYKMEDDNYQSVFIRKNDAILTFYPDLTPKCDDKSTNCSCSKS; the protein is encoded by the coding sequence ATGTCGAAGACAGTTAAACTAATTTTGTGTTTAATAATACCAATAATAGGGTTTATTTTTTATATTATGGATCATTATTTTCACACCGGCTATGTAGAAGAAAATGTTGAGGTCAATTTTGAACCATTTTTCAGTTCACAACCAGGTTATATACCACCGTTTCCAGAATTAACTGACTTTGATAGAGGAGTGTTGAAAGTTTGTGGAGATTGGGGAGCACATCCAGATAAAGAAGATTTCAAAATTTTACTTAGTTGTCCGCAGCATCAAGAAGTAGTGAAAGAAATATATGATGAGCTTGATCATCAAATTGTCACACCAGATGCGGATTTGGAGTTATTTAAAGATGAACTGGCTAACATTTGGTTTACAAATAGTGGAAGTGAAAAAGAAACTATAGGGTTTGGACATATTTTTTGTGGTGAGCCAAACGATAAATTAGGTGGTATGCATTTTATAGGTAGATATGTTGAAGCTCAAGAAGATAAATGGGCAGGTGCAATTTGGAATGATAAGTCCCTATGCAATAAATCAGATATTAAGCCACCAGTTTATACATTTGGAATGAAATATTTAGGTAAGGATGGAGAAGTGAAAGTTAAATGCCCAAATGGATATGCATATAACCTTCATGCTGATGATATTTTAATTTCTGCAACTAAGGCGTTTAAGGAGTTAGGAAAAGATGGAATGTGCCTATATAAAATGGAAGATGACAATTATCAATCAGTGTTTATAAGAAAGAATGACGCTATACTCACGTTCTATCCTGACTTAACACCAAAATGTGATGATAAGAGTACTAATTGCAGCTGCAGTAAATCTTAA